One region of Mucilaginibacter gotjawali genomic DNA includes:
- a CDS encoding AI-2E family transporter translates to MASSNQHQASISNALKWIQAVFFVTLILYFGKVLFVPLLFGLLIALITFPICKKMEKWGMPRSLSIACLLTSIILLFIALGWLLGLEINIFLSDFPLISKRLSELSPDLGKWVEETFHISPPAQSEWLHKMSLNLDDDVTGFLKGLLNTTISTLIMLVMIPIYAALFLYHRETFVRVIALIVGDKYRGQLEQILHESVISYFKFIKGNFYVYSIVAALNCIGLFALGIRNALLYGILTSFMMVIPYIGIFVSAAIPVSIALVTKDSIWYPVGVVLIFVFIQYLESNVIFPWVVGNQLNLSTWATLVAIIAATLLWGIAGMVLVSPFLAILKIITDHVPAMKPLNILLNRSEGYHAK, encoded by the coding sequence ATGGCGTCATCAAATCAACACCAGGCTTCCATTTCAAACGCCTTAAAATGGATTCAGGCCGTTTTCTTTGTTACCTTGATCCTGTATTTTGGTAAGGTATTGTTCGTGCCCTTATTATTCGGCCTTTTGATAGCGCTGATTACATTTCCTATTTGCAAAAAAATGGAAAAATGGGGCATGCCTCGCAGCCTGTCAATTGCTTGTTTATTAACGTCCATCATTCTGCTTTTTATTGCTTTAGGCTGGTTATTGGGCTTAGAGATCAACATTTTTTTAAGTGACTTCCCCCTGATTTCTAAACGTTTGTCAGAATTATCTCCTGACCTGGGAAAATGGGTAGAAGAAACCTTTCACATCAGCCCTCCCGCCCAGTCTGAATGGCTTCATAAAATGTCTCTTAACCTTGATGATGATGTTACCGGGTTCCTGAAAGGGTTATTAAATACTACTATTTCCACATTGATTATGTTGGTCATGATTCCCATCTATGCAGCGCTATTCTTATACCATAGGGAAACTTTTGTCCGCGTTATTGCGCTCATTGTTGGCGACAAGTACAGAGGCCAGTTGGAGCAAATTTTGCATGAAAGCGTTATTTCCTATTTTAAATTTATAAAGGGTAATTTCTATGTTTATTCAATTGTAGCCGCGCTTAATTGTATCGGACTGTTTGCTTTAGGCATCAGGAATGCACTGTTATATGGGATACTAACCTCTTTTATGATGGTAATTCCCTATATCGGAATATTCGTTAGTGCTGCAATTCCTGTTTCAATTGCGCTTGTTACCAAGGACTCCATATGGTATCCGGTTGGTGTAGTTTTGATATTTGTATTTATTCAATACCTGGAATCTAATGTCATTTTTCCATGGGTAGTAGGTAATCAACTTAATTTAAGTACCTGGGCAACGCTGGTGGCTATTATTGCTGCTACCTTATTATGGGGTATTGCGGGTATGGTTTTAGTGTCACCCTTTTTGGCAATATTGAAGATAATTACAGATCATGTTCCGGCGATGAAGCCCCTTAACATTCTGTTAAACCGATCAGAGGGATACCACGCGAAATAA
- the mgtA gene encoding magnesium-translocating P-type ATPase, whose translation MDDQNTPGLDTFWHLNSDEATKKLSCSQNGLNASEATQRLKQYGPNTLKANTNTSAILLFLSQFKSPVTLLLIVAAFLSIGLKDVTDAIIILIIVAISSVLSFLQERGAANAVNELLKMVQLHCTVFRDSEEKEIPVENVVPGDIVILNAGDIIPGDSLILESQELFIDEAAFTGETYPVEKSAGVLEANIPISKRTNSLFMGAHVISGKAKALVVKTGKQTEFGKISAALQLKTPETDFERGIRRFGYLLMEITLILVIIIFGINVLLHKPPLDSFMFSLALAVGLTPQLLPAIISVNLSTGAKRMAAKQVIVKRLSSIENFGSMNILCSDKTGTITEGKVKLKDTIDIDGNHSDKILKYAWLNASLQQGFHNPIDDAIAANLKDNKSTYTVQAEIPYDFIRKRLTIQIKNTTENLAITKGAVNNMLAICDRVETASGQIIKIADKKAQILKQYEQSSNEGYRTLGVAYKPATAEHNFVKDDEAGMIFLGFVTLFDPPKKDVQQTIAKLTDLGVKLKLITGDNALVARSLAGQVGLSDPKILTGSQMQKMSTAALAHQCVLTDIFAEVEPNQKERIIVMLKRAGNVVGFMGDGINDAPALHTADVGISVNTAVDVAKEAADIVLLDQDLDVLYEGIIEGRKTFTNTMKYIFMATSANFGNMFSMAGASLFLPFLPLLPKQILLTNLLTDFPEMAIATDRVDAINIQTPQRWDLGFIKRFMIIFGLLSSVFDYLTFGVLLLVMHAKEKEFQTGWFVESVISAILIVLVVRTRLSFLKSLPGKYLSIATVLVFVFVIAIPFTPMANWFGFTQLPLKYYGLMVLIVTAYLLSAEFAKRLFYRKMLSKIHLFK comes from the coding sequence TTGGACGATCAAAATACCCCCGGACTTGACACTTTCTGGCATTTAAACAGCGATGAGGCAACAAAGAAATTATCATGCAGCCAAAATGGCCTAAATGCCAGTGAAGCCACTCAACGTTTAAAACAATATGGCCCTAATACCTTAAAGGCCAATACAAATACTTCGGCAATCCTGTTATTTTTATCGCAGTTTAAAAGCCCGGTTACTTTATTGCTGATCGTCGCCGCGTTTTTATCTATCGGATTAAAAGATGTTACTGACGCCATAATCATTTTGATTATTGTGGCCATTAGCAGTGTATTGAGCTTTTTACAGGAAAGAGGGGCCGCCAATGCAGTTAATGAGTTACTTAAAATGGTACAGCTTCATTGTACTGTTTTTAGAGATAGCGAAGAAAAAGAAATTCCCGTTGAGAATGTTGTACCGGGAGACATTGTTATCCTGAACGCTGGCGACATCATTCCCGGCGATAGTTTGATCCTTGAATCGCAGGAGTTGTTTATTGATGAAGCCGCGTTTACAGGCGAAACCTACCCGGTTGAAAAAAGTGCCGGTGTTTTGGAGGCCAATATCCCGATCTCCAAAAGAACCAATTCGCTTTTTATGGGCGCCCATGTCATCAGCGGGAAAGCCAAGGCGCTCGTCGTGAAAACCGGGAAACAAACTGAGTTTGGAAAAATATCAGCAGCCTTGCAACTAAAAACGCCTGAGACTGATTTTGAAAGAGGCATTCGCAGATTTGGCTATTTGCTGATGGAGATAACACTTATCCTGGTGATCATCATTTTTGGCATTAACGTACTGCTGCATAAACCTCCGCTTGATTCTTTTATGTTTTCGCTGGCGCTGGCAGTGGGGCTGACGCCGCAATTATTACCAGCTATTATTAGTGTTAACCTGTCAACCGGCGCAAAACGGATGGCAGCCAAGCAGGTAATCGTAAAGCGGCTTTCCTCAATCGAAAACTTCGGCAGCATGAACATCCTTTGTTCCGATAAAACGGGAACAATAACCGAAGGGAAAGTTAAACTGAAGGATACGATTGATATTGATGGCAACCACAGCGATAAAATATTGAAGTACGCCTGGCTCAACGCATCCCTTCAGCAGGGATTCCATAACCCGATTGATGATGCTATAGCTGCAAACCTGAAAGATAATAAAAGCACCTATACAGTACAGGCTGAAATACCTTATGATTTTATCCGGAAAAGGTTAACCATTCAAATAAAAAATACCACAGAAAACCTGGCGATCACTAAAGGAGCAGTAAACAATATGCTGGCGATCTGCGACAGGGTTGAAACCGCCTCCGGCCAAATTATAAAAATAGCTGATAAAAAAGCCCAGATCCTGAAACAATATGAGCAATCAAGCAACGAAGGGTATCGAACGCTGGGTGTCGCCTATAAACCGGCTACAGCTGAGCATAATTTTGTGAAGGATGATGAAGCCGGTATGATCTTCCTGGGTTTCGTTACCCTGTTTGATCCGCCCAAAAAAGATGTGCAGCAAACTATTGCCAAACTAACCGATCTTGGCGTAAAATTGAAACTAATTACCGGCGATAATGCCCTGGTAGCTAGAAGTCTGGCAGGGCAGGTAGGGCTTTCAGATCCTAAAATACTTACGGGCTCGCAAATGCAAAAAATGAGCACTGCAGCTTTGGCCCATCAGTGTGTGCTGACGGATATTTTTGCCGAAGTGGAGCCAAATCAAAAAGAACGGATCATCGTTATGCTAAAAAGAGCAGGCAATGTGGTTGGTTTTATGGGGGATGGCATTAACGACGCTCCGGCGCTGCACACCGCGGATGTTGGGATCTCGGTAAACACCGCCGTTGATGTAGCCAAGGAGGCTGCAGACATTGTTTTGCTTGACCAGGACCTGGATGTTTTGTACGAGGGCATCATTGAAGGCCGTAAAACCTTCACTAATACCATGAAATACATTTTTATGGCTACCAGTGCCAACTTTGGCAATATGTTCAGCATGGCAGGGGCATCGTTGTTTTTACCCTTTTTACCTTTGTTGCCAAAACAAATTCTGCTAACCAACCTGTTGACCGATTTCCCGGAAATGGCGATTGCTACCGATAGGGTAGATGCCATCAATATTCAAACGCCCCAACGCTGGGATCTTGGTTTTATAAAGCGCTTTATGATCATCTTCGGCCTGTTAAGTTCGGTATTTGATTACCTTACCTTTGGCGTGTTATTGTTAGTGATGCATGCAAAAGAAAAGGAATTTCAAACAGGTTGGTTTGTAGAATCGGTTATCTCGGCTATATTAATCGTACTGGTGGTACGTACAAGGCTCTCTTTCCTTAAAAGCCTGCCCGGTAAATATCTATCCATCGCAACCGTCCTTGTTTTTGTGTTCGTTATTGCCATCCCCTTTACGCCTATGGCCAATTGGTTTGGCTTTACGCAACTCCCTTTAAAATATTATGGCTTAATGGTGCTGATCGTAACCGCGTATCTTTTATCGGCCGAATTTGCCAAAAGACTATTTTACCGGAAAATGTTGAGCAAGATTCACTTGTTTAAGTGA
- the hemA gene encoding glutamyl-tRNA reductase has product MMLIKVWPMYLANLYTGIITIEKIMDHTSQADISKFFIAGINYKKTDAAIRGMFAINNDQYANILTIAPESGLHSFFIISTCNRTEIYGFADNVGQLINLLCTQTTGDSETFNRLAYIKNGADAVEHLFEVGAGLDSQILGDYEITGQLKQSIKFAKGYNFINCFLERLVNSVFQSSKMIRNETALSSGTVSVSYAAVEYIKENINLCAGRKILVIGIGKIGRNTCKNLVDYLGTTNITLINRSEEKAAELAAELGLAYAPIEDLAAEIKNADVILVAANAAEPIVLKSHLEGKNTKLVVDLSIPYNVEASAGELPNVSLVNVDALSKINDNTLMKRRAEIPKVKCIIAQNMAGFMDWYMMRKNAPALHAIKSKLVYLYMQHFSDIKGDADKCPVMAAEKKIQKVINGIAGKMREEKQHGCNYIEAINDFIVSVNN; this is encoded by the coding sequence ATGATGCTTATCAAGGTGTGGCCGATGTATTTGGCGAATCTTTACACCGGAATAATTACTATTGAAAAAATAATGGATCATACATCTCAGGCAGATATTTCAAAATTCTTTATTGCAGGCATCAATTATAAAAAAACAGATGCTGCTATCAGGGGGATGTTTGCGATCAACAATGACCAATATGCCAATATCCTGACGATTGCGCCTGAATCCGGACTTCATTCATTTTTTATTATTTCAACCTGTAACAGAACCGAGATCTATGGCTTCGCGGATAACGTTGGCCAACTGATTAATTTACTTTGCACCCAAACTACCGGCGATAGCGAAACATTTAACCGCCTGGCTTACATAAAAAATGGCGCGGACGCTGTTGAGCATTTATTTGAAGTTGGCGCGGGCTTAGATTCGCAAATACTGGGTGATTACGAAATTACCGGGCAATTGAAGCAATCCATTAAATTTGCAAAAGGGTATAACTTTATCAATTGCTTTTTAGAGCGACTGGTCAACAGCGTTTTTCAATCCTCAAAAATGATCAGGAATGAAACTGCTTTAAGCAGCGGCACAGTGTCGGTGTCATATGCCGCCGTGGAATATATTAAGGAGAACATTAACTTATGTGCAGGGCGAAAAATACTGGTTATCGGAATAGGCAAAATTGGCCGCAATACCTGTAAAAACCTGGTTGATTATTTAGGAACAACAAATATCACACTCATCAACCGTTCGGAAGAGAAGGCAGCCGAACTGGCAGCCGAATTAGGTTTAGCCTATGCCCCGATTGAAGACCTGGCGGCTGAAATTAAAAACGCCGACGTGATACTGGTTGCTGCCAATGCTGCAGAGCCCATTGTTTTAAAATCGCACCTTGAAGGCAAAAACACCAAATTGGTTGTGGACCTTTCCATCCCATATAATGTAGAAGCTTCGGCCGGCGAATTACCAAATGTCTCCCTTGTGAACGTCGACGCGCTATCAAAGATCAACGATAACACCCTGATGAAACGCAGGGCCGAGATACCAAAAGTAAAATGCATTATAGCACAAAACATGGCTGGCTTTATGGATTGGTATATGATGCGCAAAAATGCACCTGCGCTTCATGCCATAAAATCAAAGCTGGTGTACCTGTATATGCAGCACTTTTCGGATATAAAAGGCGATGCCGACAAATGCCCGGTGATGGCAGCTGAAAAAAAGATCCAGAAAGTAATTAATGGAATAGCCGGTAAAATGCGTGAGGAAAAACAACATGGCTGTAACTACATTGAAGCCATTAACGATTTTATTGTTTCCGTCAACAATTGA
- a CDS encoding universal stress protein: MKSILVLTDFSDNSENAAELGVKLCAKLNTNLLLFNTYVTNSAEAYVAEPWVAEDIFWGDDDSKDNLNKLATALKTDVEKLGSEDHKPVIYCDNGEGKLGIIIPGIIQKHHVEMILMGARAFNPDDDGLFGSDLNSTIQKSSRPVLVVPSKINLEELKKVVFATDFDESDMLAIHYLAKLSKLLNFELEIIHIIHPDKSGKEKSQKEIELEEQVSRLKYPSVTYHDIKGNDVAENILRIYKESGAGLLAMIHHQHSFIMRMLHQSTTKKLLDNQEVPLMIFPSKMK; this comes from the coding sequence ATGAAATCCATCCTTGTTCTAACAGACTTTTCCGACAACTCAGAAAACGCCGCGGAATTGGGTGTTAAGCTTTGCGCAAAACTTAACACCAACCTGCTATTGTTTAATACTTATGTTACCAATTCAGCCGAGGCCTATGTAGCTGAGCCATGGGTTGCGGAAGACATTTTTTGGGGAGATGATGACAGTAAGGATAATTTAAATAAACTCGCCACCGCCCTTAAGACCGATGTTGAAAAACTAGGGTCCGAAGACCATAAACCTGTCATTTACTGCGATAATGGGGAAGGCAAGCTCGGTATTATCATTCCCGGTATTATACAGAAGCATCATGTTGAAATGATCCTGATGGGTGCCCGGGCATTTAATCCGGACGATGATGGTTTGTTCGGAAGCGATCTGAATTCGACCATCCAAAAGTCAAGTCGCCCCGTTTTAGTCGTTCCCTCAAAAATAAACCTTGAGGAATTAAAAAAAGTGGTATTTGCGACAGATTTTGATGAATCAGATATGCTGGCCATACACTATCTTGCCAAACTCAGCAAATTATTAAATTTCGAGCTTGAAATCATTCACATCATCCACCCGGATAAATCCGGAAAAGAAAAAAGCCAGAAAGAGATAGAACTTGAGGAACAAGTTTCGAGATTAAAATACCCGAGTGTCACCTATCATGATATAAAAGGAAATGATGTTGCTGAAAATATATTGCGTATTTATAAAGAAAGCGGTGCAGGTTTGTTGGCTATGATACACCACCAGCACTCATTTATTATGCGGATGCTTCACCAAAGCACCACAAAAAAACTGCTGGATAACCAGGAAGTACCTTTGATGATTTTCCCTTCAAAAATGAAATGA
- a CDS encoding universal stress protein, translating into MKTLLIATDFSARARHAAEYANKLAVQLRANLVLCNAFIVPAEVPEAGLVTWPMMEYEEMLKDSEEELKVLRAALEKQNNDTDFRPSIQCENDVGAVTAVINDIVEHQSIQLVVMATHGNNGLSQFLVGNHTRRMIDETICPLLLVPETAQIKSVKKIAFATDFLHHEKDLETIYKLIELIRPLNAELLITHILDEKEHSPEFKQWLDHFLVELSNKADYPNIYYRVVKNDNPERGLEWLCEHGHVDMLAMVHRGHNILEKIFTGSHTQKMAGHSTIPLLVIPERK; encoded by the coding sequence ATGAAAACTTTACTTATAGCGACTGATTTCTCAGCCAGGGCCAGGCATGCTGCTGAATATGCAAATAAGCTGGCGGTTCAATTGAGAGCCAACCTTGTTTTGTGTAATGCTTTTATTGTACCTGCGGAAGTGCCTGAAGCCGGGCTGGTTACCTGGCCGATGATGGAATACGAAGAGATGCTAAAAGACAGTGAGGAAGAGTTAAAGGTACTTAGGGCTGCTCTTGAAAAACAAAATAATGATACTGATTTCAGGCCATCCATTCAATGTGAAAATGACGTTGGTGCTGTAACAGCTGTTATAAATGATATTGTAGAACATCAAAGCATTCAACTGGTGGTTATGGCTACCCATGGAAACAACGGTTTAAGCCAATTTTTGGTAGGCAACCATACCAGGAGGATGATTGACGAGACCATTTGCCCGTTGTTGCTTGTTCCGGAAACCGCGCAGATAAAATCAGTAAAAAAGATTGCTTTCGCAACCGACTTTCTGCATCATGAAAAAGACCTGGAAACAATTTATAAATTAATTGAACTGATCAGGCCGTTAAATGCCGAATTGCTGATTACGCATATCCTGGATGAAAAGGAGCATAGCCCTGAATTTAAACAGTGGCTCGATCATTTCCTGGTTGAATTATCCAACAAAGCCGATTATCCGAATATTTATTACAGGGTAGTAAAAAACGATAATCCCGAACGCGGGCTCGAGTGGTTGTGTGAACATGGACATGTGGATATGCTCGCCATGGTACACAGAGGGCATAATATTTTGGAAAAGATATTTACCGGCAGCCATACCCAAAAAATGGCAGGGCATTCAACCATACCCTTGCTGGTGATTCCGGAACGGAAATAA
- a CDS encoding heavy metal translocating P-type ATPase, which translates to MKESAIEGQTLCYHCGNECIEELHLVDAKPFCCQGCKSVYEVLNANNLCNYYNYNQHPGANRAIVDARFEYLDNLTIISDLVDYSDDKITIVSFYIPAIHCSSCIWLLEQLNRINPSIHYSRIDFLKKQVTIRFSNAGISLRQVVELLFNIGYEPVISLQDVIKKQEKSSKDNLVQKIAVAGFCFGNVMLLSFPEYFGLSGVEQTFKHFFGWLNVLFCLPVVFYSGTEYFVSAWNNLRNKVLNIDFPLALGIAVLFIRTVTEVYTRTGAGFGDTLCGLVFFLLIGKFVQRKTYHHISFERDYRSFFPVAVSVIENDAEIQLPLSQLQTGHRIVIRHNEIIPADAILLKGEALIDFSFVTGEANPVSKILGEIIYAGGRQTGQAVEMEVIKPVSQSYLTQLWNNEAFARSRGKDMQTFSQKVSKYFTVVLLVIAFGTLLYWLPVDYKKGLAAFTAVLIVACPCALALSTPFTMSAALSVFDKNFFYLKNTAIVEHLARINAIVLDKTGTITTGDSKTIKFEGALTGREKQLIYSACINSSHPLSRMIYTHLSGHERLKTEEYAEIPGQGILAVVDGHYLRIGNAKLVLGQNEDETQLTRVHILLDNVYLGYFAFIHQYRQGLDNISELAPQYKLFLLSGDKDHEKYELLRFFKNQGAMHFNQSPQEKLDFINSLQQSGATVMMIGDGLNDAGALKQSDLGVALTDNVNNFSPGSDAILDGRSLIKLPVFLKFSKDTVHIIYLSFLISLTYNVIGLSYAVTGNLSPLVAAILMPLSTATIISFTSIATRLAAKRRKLI; encoded by the coding sequence ATGAAAGAAAGCGCCATAGAGGGGCAAACCTTGTGCTATCATTGCGGTAATGAATGTATTGAAGAACTCCATCTTGTTGATGCGAAACCGTTTTGTTGCCAGGGATGTAAAAGCGTTTATGAAGTATTAAATGCAAATAATCTTTGTAATTATTACAACTATAACCAACACCCCGGGGCAAACAGGGCAATTGTTGATGCACGTTTTGAATACCTTGATAATCTGACCATTATCAGCGACCTGGTTGACTATTCGGATGATAAGATAACTATTGTAAGTTTTTATATTCCTGCTATTCATTGCAGTTCCTGCATCTGGCTGCTTGAACAGCTTAACAGGATAAACCCTTCAATTCATTACAGCAGGATTGATTTTTTAAAAAAGCAGGTAACAATAAGGTTCAGTAATGCCGGAATAAGTTTAAGGCAGGTAGTTGAATTGTTATTTAATATTGGATACGAACCGGTGATCAGCCTGCAGGACGTTATTAAGAAGCAGGAAAAGAGCAGTAAAGATAACCTGGTTCAAAAAATTGCCGTAGCAGGTTTTTGTTTTGGCAACGTTATGCTGCTAAGCTTTCCTGAATACTTTGGCCTTTCGGGCGTAGAGCAAACGTTTAAACATTTTTTTGGATGGTTAAATGTTTTGTTTTGTTTGCCGGTGGTTTTTTATAGCGGAACCGAATACTTTGTTTCGGCCTGGAACAACCTCCGCAATAAAGTATTAAACATTGATTTTCCGCTGGCGTTAGGGATTGCTGTGCTGTTTATCCGCACAGTAACTGAAGTATACACCCGTACGGGCGCCGGTTTTGGCGACACTCTGTGCGGGCTGGTGTTCTTTTTGCTGATCGGTAAATTTGTTCAGCGAAAAACATATCATCACATTTCATTCGAGCGTGATTACCGGTCATTTTTTCCCGTAGCCGTATCAGTAATTGAAAATGACGCGGAAATACAGCTTCCGCTGTCACAGCTACAAACCGGGCATCGCATCGTCATCCGGCATAATGAGATCATTCCGGCAGACGCCATTTTACTGAAAGGGGAAGCTTTAATTGATTTTAGTTTTGTAACGGGCGAGGCAAATCCTGTAAGTAAAATACTGGGCGAAATCATTTATGCAGGCGGCAGGCAAACGGGGCAAGCTGTAGAGATGGAAGTAATAAAACCTGTTTCGCAAAGCTACTTAACGCAATTGTGGAATAATGAAGCTTTTGCACGCAGCCGCGGAAAAGATATGCAAACCTTTAGCCAGAAAGTGAGCAAATACTTTACCGTGGTACTACTGGTTATCGCCTTCGGCACATTATTATATTGGTTGCCGGTTGATTATAAAAAAGGGCTTGCAGCTTTTACAGCAGTGCTTATTGTAGCTTGCCCGTGTGCTTTGGCTTTAAGCACCCCGTTCACCATGTCAGCAGCGCTGAGCGTTTTTGACAAGAACTTTTTCTACCTGAAAAATACAGCGATTGTAGAACACCTGGCCAGGATAAATGCCATTGTTTTAGACAAAACGGGTACGATTACAACAGGCGACAGCAAAACAATAAAATTTGAAGGCGCTTTAACCGGGCGGGAGAAACAGCTGATCTATAGCGCTTGTATCAATTCCAGCCATCCGCTTAGCCGTATGATCTACACTCACCTAAGCGGGCATGAGCGTTTAAAAACAGAAGAATATGCCGAAATTCCGGGGCAGGGGATCCTGGCGGTAGTTGACGGGCATTACCTGAGGATTGGCAATGCCAAATTGGTGCTTGGCCAAAATGAAGATGAAACGCAACTAACAAGGGTGCATATTTTGCTTGACAATGTTTACCTGGGATATTTTGCATTTATCCATCAATACCGCCAGGGGCTCGATAATATCAGTGAACTGGCGCCGCAGTACAAACTTTTTTTACTATCGGGTGACAAGGATCATGAAAAGTACGAATTGCTCAGGTTTTTCAAAAACCAGGGAGCTATGCATTTTAATCAATCGCCACAGGAAAAACTCGATTTTATAAATTCCCTGCAGCAGTCAGGAGCTACGGTAATGATGATAGGGGATGGGCTGAATGATGCCGGCGCGTTAAAACAAAGTGACCTGGGTGTTGCCCTTACCGATAATGTAAATAACTTTTCGCCCGGCAGCGATGCCATTTTAGACGGGCGCTCACTGATAAAGCTGCCGGTTTTTCTTAAATTCTCAAAAGACACAGTACATATTATCTATTTATCCTTCCTGATATCATTAACCTATAATGTAATAGGTTTAAGCTACGCGGTAACAGGAAATTTATCGCCGCTGGTTGCGGCTATTTTAATGCCATTAAGCACAGCCACCATTATTTCATTCACCAGTATAGCCACACGCCTGGCTGCCAAAAGGCGAAAATTGATATGA
- the ccoS gene encoding cbb3-type cytochrome oxidase assembly protein CcoS has product MTIIFFLIGCSILLALVFLGAFFWAQKSGQNDDLYTPSVRILLDDDEKTNGNKTKSDEGHLFE; this is encoded by the coding sequence ATGACAATAATATTTTTCCTCATCGGGTGCAGTATTTTGCTTGCCCTTGTTTTTTTGGGAGCGTTTTTCTGGGCGCAAAAAAGCGGACAGAATGATGACCTGTACACGCCATCGGTAAGAATATTATTGGATGATGATGAAAAAACCAACGGGAATAAAACAAAAAGTGACGAAGGTCACCTTTTTGAGTAA